The Rhododendron vialii isolate Sample 1 chromosome 6a, ASM3025357v1 genome includes a window with the following:
- the LOC131329870 gene encoding uncharacterized protein At5g08430-like isoform X3 → MLGFCRRKDVMKKTRKRTVNKEEICEDWCFVCKDGGLLFTCDYKQCLKAYHARCVGKDEPFFNSGNRWSCKWHSCLICHNSSKYHCFCCPNAVCKRCMIDTEFACVRGEKGFCNHCLKLALLSEENVHVDSDGEQVDFKDRDTYEGLFWEYWEIIKKQECLTLEDLRFADAQLKKGENFKSDSYVVESEEDEDSQLRSDYEDEDDVEEPKPMKRKNKSKGQQLVIERKVVSNKREFIGWGSKSLIHFLASIGKDTSKEISQAQVSNIITVYINENRLFDSEKKRKILCDERLKSVLGRKTVNRNKIYDLLEPHFVDNLQPSEDEVGYCSEEKDENVLVACKKQKKLSTCRKIQEKEEVFNASQSCFASITSENIKLVYLRRSLVQELLKQPGNFEGKLLGSFVKVKSEFIDFTQRSSYQLLQVTGMRKVTVGETKTEILLQVSNMSINIGVDMLSDDDFSEEECEDLRQKVKDGLLRKLTIVELEHKAKSLHEDITNHWINRELAVLQNLIDRANEKGWRRELFEYMERRKLLQTPEEKLQLLETVPRVIADVAEVEPTSNDAIKESKQEDGRSPKSILMGSSESPVDNRGGSGIPSGDRAITNYDFGNFGFSSATYGNGNAKGTQQETIGSNRKVAEGNEQTCCASIPEAKQSPATETCIIEEQPCLITSEEKARHSKVSVIVDQPSVAEKRNQSKDLEQKSMRIEEAPAVQLIDLSSDDDDNDDTDITISKEKIEDQDASLWLCLGPNEERMGPLSLPLLKRWSETSSFALKFKVWKTGEREENAIWMSEAIRLPSLEN, encoded by the exons GCAGTGTCTAAAAGCTTATCATGCTCGATGCGTGGGAAAGGATGAACCATTTTTCAATTCCGGGAACCGCTGGAGTTGTA AATGGCATTCTTGCTTAATTTGCCACAACAGCTCAAAGTATCATTGCTTTTGCTGCCCGAATGCTGTGTGCAAACGCTGCATGATTGACACGGAGTTTGCATGTGTTAGAGGGGAAAAAGGATTCTGCAATCACTGCTTAAAGCTTGCCCTACTTTCGGAAGAGAACGTCCATGTTGACTCTGATGGG GAGCAGGTAGACTTTAAAGATCGAGATACATATGAGGGTTTATTCTGGGAATATTGGGAGATAATCAAGAAGCAAGAATGCTTGACTTTGGAGGATCTCCGTTTTGCTGATGCTCAACTGAAGAAGGGTGAAAACTTTAAGTCTGACTCATATGTAGTCGAATCTGAGGAGGATGAAGACAGTCAATTAAGATCTGATTACGAGGATGAAGATGACGTAGAAGAACCCAAACCaatgaagagaaaaaacaaatcCAAAGGGCAGCAACTTGTGATTGAAAGGAAAGTAGTGTCGAATAAAAGAGAGTTCATCGGTTGGGGTTCAAAATCCCTCATACATTTTCTTGCATCAATAGGTAAAGACACGAGCAAAGAAATATCACAAGCCCAAGTGTCTAATATCATTACTGTATATATCAACGAAAACAGGCTCTTTGACTcggagaaaaaaaggaagatttTATGTGACGAAAGACTGAAATCTGTTTTGGGGAGGAAAACAGTGAACCGGAATAAAATATATGACCTCCTGGAGCCTCATTTTGTCgacaacctacagccatcagaGGATGAAGTTGGATACTGCTCAGAAGAGAAGGATGAAAATGTGTTGGTGGCCTGTAAAAAGCAGAAAAAGTTGAGTACATGTAGGAAAATCCAGGAAAAAGAGGAGGTGTTTAATGCTTCGCAGAGCTGTTTTGCTTCCATCACTTCTGAAAACATTAAGCTTGTCTACCTGAGGAGGAGCCTAGTGCAGGAGCTATTGAAGCAACCTGGAAACTTTGAAGGCAAGTTACTAGGAAGCTTTGTCAAAGTCAAATCAGAATTCATTGACTTCACTCAGAGAAGTTCTTATCAGCTTCTGCAAGTCACAG GAATGAGGAAGGTAACAGTGGGGGAAACCAAGACAGAAATTCTTCTCCAAGTTTCAAATATGTCAATCAACATAGGTGTTGATATGCTTTCAGATGATGACTTTTCCGAG GAAGAATGCGAAGATTTACGACAAAAAGTGAAAGATGGGCTACTGAGAAAGCTTACTATA GTGGAGCTTGAGCACAAGGCCAAAAGTCTGCATGAGGACATAACAAACCAT TGGATTAATAGAGAGCTGGCTGTATTGCAAAACCTCATTGATCGTGCAAATGAGAAAGGTTGGAGAAGAGAA CTGTTTGAATACATGGAGAGAAGAAAGCTACTTCAGACACCAGAAGAGAAGCTGCAATTGTTAGAAACAGTTCCCAGGGTGATTGCAGATGTAGCAGAGGTTGAACCTACGTCCAACGATGCCATTAAAGAATCTAAACAGGAAGATGGAAGGTCGCCGAAATCCATCCTCATGGGGAGTTCAGAATCTCCTGTTGATAATAGGGGAGGCAGTGGAATTCCTTCAG GAGATAGAGCTATCACCAACTATGATTTTGGGAATTTTGGATTCAGTTCAGCTACttatggaaatggaaatgcAAAAGGAACGCAGCAGGAGACCATTGGAAGCAATAGAAAAG TTGCAGAAGGGAATGAACAGACATGCTGTGCATCTATTCCAGAAGCAAAGCAAAGTCCTGCTACTGAAACATGTATCATAGAAGAACAGCCTTGCCTGATTACTTCAGAAGAGAAAGCAAGGCATTCCAAAGTTTCCGTTATTGTTGATCAACCTAGTGTTGCTGAGAAGCGAAACCAGTCAAAAGATTTGGAACAAAAAAGTATGAGAATTGAAGAGGCACCAGCGGTTCAGTTGATTGACTTGAGTAGTGATGATGATGACAATGATGATACTGACATTACAATTAGTAAGGAGAAAATTGAAGACCAAGACGCGTCCCTATGGCTTTGTCTCGGCCCAAATGAAGAAAGAATGGGGCCTCTCTCACTGCCATTGTTGAAGCGTTGGAGCGAGACTAGTTCGTTTGCTTTGAAATTCAAGGTGTGGAAAACAggtgagagagaagaaaatgcaATCTGGATGAGTGAGGCCATTAGACTGCCTTCGCTGGAAAACTAG
- the LOC131329870 gene encoding uncharacterized protein At5g08430-like isoform X1: MLGFCRRKDVMKKTRKRTVNKEEICEDWCFVCKDGGLLFTCDYKQCLKAYHARCVGKDEPFFNSGNRWSCKWHSCLICHNSSKYHCFCCPNAVCKRCMIDTEFACVRGEKGFCNHCLKLALLSEENVHVDSDGEQVDFKDRDTYEGLFWEYWEIIKKQECLTLEDLRFADAQLKKGENFKSDSYVVESEEDEDSQLRSDYEDEDDVEEPKPMKRKNKSKGQQLVIERKVVSNKREFIGWGSKSLIHFLASIGKDTSKEISQAQVSNIITVYINENRLFDSEKKRKILCDERLKSVLGRKTVNRNKIYDLLEPHFVDNLQPSEDEVGYCSEEKDENVLVACKKQKKLSTCRKIQEKEEVFNASQSCFASITSENIKLVYLRRSLVQELLKQPGNFEGKLLGSFVKVKSEFIDFTQRSSYQLLQVTGMRKVTVGETKTEILLQVSNMSINIGVDMLSDDDFSEEECEDLRQKVKDGLLRKLTIVELEHKAKSLHEDITNHWINRELAVLQNLIDRANEKGWRRELFEYMERRKLLQTPEEKLQLLETVPRVIADVAEVEPTSNDAIKESKQEDGRSPKSILMGSSESPVDNRGGSGIPSGITDAGGDRAITNYDFGNFGFSSATYGNGNAKGTQQETIGSNRKVAEGNEQTCCASIPEAKQSPATETCIIEEQPCLITSEEKARHSKVSVIVDQPSVAEKRNQSKDLEQKSMRIEEAPAVQLIDLSSDDDDNDDTDITISKEKIEDQDASLWLCLGPNEERMGPLSLPLLKRWSETSSFALKFKVWKTGEREENAIWMSEAIRLPSLEN, from the exons GCAGTGTCTAAAAGCTTATCATGCTCGATGCGTGGGAAAGGATGAACCATTTTTCAATTCCGGGAACCGCTGGAGTTGTA AATGGCATTCTTGCTTAATTTGCCACAACAGCTCAAAGTATCATTGCTTTTGCTGCCCGAATGCTGTGTGCAAACGCTGCATGATTGACACGGAGTTTGCATGTGTTAGAGGGGAAAAAGGATTCTGCAATCACTGCTTAAAGCTTGCCCTACTTTCGGAAGAGAACGTCCATGTTGACTCTGATGGG GAGCAGGTAGACTTTAAAGATCGAGATACATATGAGGGTTTATTCTGGGAATATTGGGAGATAATCAAGAAGCAAGAATGCTTGACTTTGGAGGATCTCCGTTTTGCTGATGCTCAACTGAAGAAGGGTGAAAACTTTAAGTCTGACTCATATGTAGTCGAATCTGAGGAGGATGAAGACAGTCAATTAAGATCTGATTACGAGGATGAAGATGACGTAGAAGAACCCAAACCaatgaagagaaaaaacaaatcCAAAGGGCAGCAACTTGTGATTGAAAGGAAAGTAGTGTCGAATAAAAGAGAGTTCATCGGTTGGGGTTCAAAATCCCTCATACATTTTCTTGCATCAATAGGTAAAGACACGAGCAAAGAAATATCACAAGCCCAAGTGTCTAATATCATTACTGTATATATCAACGAAAACAGGCTCTTTGACTcggagaaaaaaaggaagatttTATGTGACGAAAGACTGAAATCTGTTTTGGGGAGGAAAACAGTGAACCGGAATAAAATATATGACCTCCTGGAGCCTCATTTTGTCgacaacctacagccatcagaGGATGAAGTTGGATACTGCTCAGAAGAGAAGGATGAAAATGTGTTGGTGGCCTGTAAAAAGCAGAAAAAGTTGAGTACATGTAGGAAAATCCAGGAAAAAGAGGAGGTGTTTAATGCTTCGCAGAGCTGTTTTGCTTCCATCACTTCTGAAAACATTAAGCTTGTCTACCTGAGGAGGAGCCTAGTGCAGGAGCTATTGAAGCAACCTGGAAACTTTGAAGGCAAGTTACTAGGAAGCTTTGTCAAAGTCAAATCAGAATTCATTGACTTCACTCAGAGAAGTTCTTATCAGCTTCTGCAAGTCACAG GAATGAGGAAGGTAACAGTGGGGGAAACCAAGACAGAAATTCTTCTCCAAGTTTCAAATATGTCAATCAACATAGGTGTTGATATGCTTTCAGATGATGACTTTTCCGAG GAAGAATGCGAAGATTTACGACAAAAAGTGAAAGATGGGCTACTGAGAAAGCTTACTATA GTGGAGCTTGAGCACAAGGCCAAAAGTCTGCATGAGGACATAACAAACCAT TGGATTAATAGAGAGCTGGCTGTATTGCAAAACCTCATTGATCGTGCAAATGAGAAAGGTTGGAGAAGAGAA CTGTTTGAATACATGGAGAGAAGAAAGCTACTTCAGACACCAGAAGAGAAGCTGCAATTGTTAGAAACAGTTCCCAGGGTGATTGCAGATGTAGCAGAGGTTGAACCTACGTCCAACGATGCCATTAAAGAATCTAAACAGGAAGATGGAAGGTCGCCGAAATCCATCCTCATGGGGAGTTCAGAATCTCCTGTTGATAATAGGGGAGGCAGTGGAATTCCTTCAGGTATTACAGACGCCGGAG GAGATAGAGCTATCACCAACTATGATTTTGGGAATTTTGGATTCAGTTCAGCTACttatggaaatggaaatgcAAAAGGAACGCAGCAGGAGACCATTGGAAGCAATAGAAAAG TTGCAGAAGGGAATGAACAGACATGCTGTGCATCTATTCCAGAAGCAAAGCAAAGTCCTGCTACTGAAACATGTATCATAGAAGAACAGCCTTGCCTGATTACTTCAGAAGAGAAAGCAAGGCATTCCAAAGTTTCCGTTATTGTTGATCAACCTAGTGTTGCTGAGAAGCGAAACCAGTCAAAAGATTTGGAACAAAAAAGTATGAGAATTGAAGAGGCACCAGCGGTTCAGTTGATTGACTTGAGTAGTGATGATGATGACAATGATGATACTGACATTACAATTAGTAAGGAGAAAATTGAAGACCAAGACGCGTCCCTATGGCTTTGTCTCGGCCCAAATGAAGAAAGAATGGGGCCTCTCTCACTGCCATTGTTGAAGCGTTGGAGCGAGACTAGTTCGTTTGCTTTGAAATTCAAGGTGTGGAAAACAggtgagagagaagaaaatgcaATCTGGATGAGTGAGGCCATTAGACTGCCTTCGCTGGAAAACTAG
- the LOC131329870 gene encoding uncharacterized protein At5g08430-like isoform X4, producing MLGFCRRKDVMKKTRKRTVNKEEICEDWCFVCKDGGLLFTCDYKQCLKAYHARCVGKDEPFFNSGNRWSCKWHSCLICHNSSKYHCFCCPNAVCKRCMIDTEFACVRGEKGFCNHCLKLALLSEENVHVDSDGEQVDFKDRDTYEGLFWEYWEIIKKQECLTLEDLRFADAQLKKGENFKSDSYVVESEEDEDSQLRSDYEDEDDVEEPKPMKRKNKSKGQQLVIERKVVSNKREFIGWGSKSLIHFLASIGKDTSKEISQAQVSNIITVYINENRLFDSEKKRKILCDERLKSVLGRKTVNRNKIYDLLEPHFVDNLQPSEDEVGYCSEEKDENVLVACKKQKKLSTCRKIQEKEEVFNASQSCFASITSENIKLVYLRRSLVQELLKQPGNFEGKLLGSFVKVKSEFIDFTQRSSYQLLQVTGMRKVTVGETKTEILLQVSNMSINIGVDMLSDDDFSEEECEDLRQKVKDGLLRKLTIVELEHKAKSLHEDITNHWINRELAVLQNLIDRANEKGWRRELFEYMERRKLLQTPEEKLQLLETVPRVIADVAEVEPTSNDAIKESKQEDGRSPKSILMGSSESPVDNRGGSGIPSGDRAITNYDFGNFGFSSATYGNGNAKGTQQETIGSNRKEGNEQTCCASIPEAKQSPATETCIIEEQPCLITSEEKARHSKVSVIVDQPSVAEKRNQSKDLEQKSMRIEEAPAVQLIDLSSDDDDNDDTDITISKEKIEDQDASLWLCLGPNEERMGPLSLPLLKRWSETSSFALKFKVWKTGEREENAIWMSEAIRLPSLEN from the exons GCAGTGTCTAAAAGCTTATCATGCTCGATGCGTGGGAAAGGATGAACCATTTTTCAATTCCGGGAACCGCTGGAGTTGTA AATGGCATTCTTGCTTAATTTGCCACAACAGCTCAAAGTATCATTGCTTTTGCTGCCCGAATGCTGTGTGCAAACGCTGCATGATTGACACGGAGTTTGCATGTGTTAGAGGGGAAAAAGGATTCTGCAATCACTGCTTAAAGCTTGCCCTACTTTCGGAAGAGAACGTCCATGTTGACTCTGATGGG GAGCAGGTAGACTTTAAAGATCGAGATACATATGAGGGTTTATTCTGGGAATATTGGGAGATAATCAAGAAGCAAGAATGCTTGACTTTGGAGGATCTCCGTTTTGCTGATGCTCAACTGAAGAAGGGTGAAAACTTTAAGTCTGACTCATATGTAGTCGAATCTGAGGAGGATGAAGACAGTCAATTAAGATCTGATTACGAGGATGAAGATGACGTAGAAGAACCCAAACCaatgaagagaaaaaacaaatcCAAAGGGCAGCAACTTGTGATTGAAAGGAAAGTAGTGTCGAATAAAAGAGAGTTCATCGGTTGGGGTTCAAAATCCCTCATACATTTTCTTGCATCAATAGGTAAAGACACGAGCAAAGAAATATCACAAGCCCAAGTGTCTAATATCATTACTGTATATATCAACGAAAACAGGCTCTTTGACTcggagaaaaaaaggaagatttTATGTGACGAAAGACTGAAATCTGTTTTGGGGAGGAAAACAGTGAACCGGAATAAAATATATGACCTCCTGGAGCCTCATTTTGTCgacaacctacagccatcagaGGATGAAGTTGGATACTGCTCAGAAGAGAAGGATGAAAATGTGTTGGTGGCCTGTAAAAAGCAGAAAAAGTTGAGTACATGTAGGAAAATCCAGGAAAAAGAGGAGGTGTTTAATGCTTCGCAGAGCTGTTTTGCTTCCATCACTTCTGAAAACATTAAGCTTGTCTACCTGAGGAGGAGCCTAGTGCAGGAGCTATTGAAGCAACCTGGAAACTTTGAAGGCAAGTTACTAGGAAGCTTTGTCAAAGTCAAATCAGAATTCATTGACTTCACTCAGAGAAGTTCTTATCAGCTTCTGCAAGTCACAG GAATGAGGAAGGTAACAGTGGGGGAAACCAAGACAGAAATTCTTCTCCAAGTTTCAAATATGTCAATCAACATAGGTGTTGATATGCTTTCAGATGATGACTTTTCCGAG GAAGAATGCGAAGATTTACGACAAAAAGTGAAAGATGGGCTACTGAGAAAGCTTACTATA GTGGAGCTTGAGCACAAGGCCAAAAGTCTGCATGAGGACATAACAAACCAT TGGATTAATAGAGAGCTGGCTGTATTGCAAAACCTCATTGATCGTGCAAATGAGAAAGGTTGGAGAAGAGAA CTGTTTGAATACATGGAGAGAAGAAAGCTACTTCAGACACCAGAAGAGAAGCTGCAATTGTTAGAAACAGTTCCCAGGGTGATTGCAGATGTAGCAGAGGTTGAACCTACGTCCAACGATGCCATTAAAGAATCTAAACAGGAAGATGGAAGGTCGCCGAAATCCATCCTCATGGGGAGTTCAGAATCTCCTGTTGATAATAGGGGAGGCAGTGGAATTCCTTCAG GAGATAGAGCTATCACCAACTATGATTTTGGGAATTTTGGATTCAGTTCAGCTACttatggaaatggaaatgcAAAAGGAACGCAGCAGGAGACCATTGGAAGCAATAGAAAAG AAGGGAATGAACAGACATGCTGTGCATCTATTCCAGAAGCAAAGCAAAGTCCTGCTACTGAAACATGTATCATAGAAGAACAGCCTTGCCTGATTACTTCAGAAGAGAAAGCAAGGCATTCCAAAGTTTCCGTTATTGTTGATCAACCTAGTGTTGCTGAGAAGCGAAACCAGTCAAAAGATTTGGAACAAAAAAGTATGAGAATTGAAGAGGCACCAGCGGTTCAGTTGATTGACTTGAGTAGTGATGATGATGACAATGATGATACTGACATTACAATTAGTAAGGAGAAAATTGAAGACCAAGACGCGTCCCTATGGCTTTGTCTCGGCCCAAATGAAGAAAGAATGGGGCCTCTCTCACTGCCATTGTTGAAGCGTTGGAGCGAGACTAGTTCGTTTGCTTTGAAATTCAAGGTGTGGAAAACAggtgagagagaagaaaatgcaATCTGGATGAGTGAGGCCATTAGACTGCCTTCGCTGGAAAACTAG
- the LOC131329870 gene encoding uncharacterized protein At5g08430-like isoform X2, with translation MLGFCRRKDVMKKTRKRTVNKEEICEDWCFVCKDGGLLFTCDYKQCLKAYHARCVGKDEPFFNSGNRWSCKWHSCLICHNSSKYHCFCCPNAVCKRCMIDTEFACVRGEKGFCNHCLKLALLSEENVHVDSDGEQVDFKDRDTYEGLFWEYWEIIKKQECLTLEDLRFADAQLKKGENFKSDSYVVESEEDEDSQLRSDYEDEDDVEEPKPMKRKNKSKGQQLVIERKVVSNKREFIGWGSKSLIHFLASIGKDTSKEISQAQVSNIITVYINENRLFDSEKKRKILCDERLKSVLGRKTVNRNKIYDLLEPHFVDNLQPSEDEVGYCSEEKDENVLVACKKQKKLSTCRKIQEKEEVFNASQSCFASITSENIKLVYLRRSLVQELLKQPGNFEGKLLGSFVKVKSEFIDFTQRSSYQLLQVTGMRKVTVGETKTEILLQVSNMSINIGVDMLSDDDFSEEECEDLRQKVKDGLLRKLTIVELEHKAKSLHEDITNHWINRELAVLQNLIDRANEKGWRRELFEYMERRKLLQTPEEKLQLLETVPRVIADVAEVEPTSNDAIKESKQEDGRSPKSILMGSSESPVDNRGGSGIPSGITDAGGDRAITNYDFGNFGFSSATYGNGNAKGTQQETIGSNRKEGNEQTCCASIPEAKQSPATETCIIEEQPCLITSEEKARHSKVSVIVDQPSVAEKRNQSKDLEQKSMRIEEAPAVQLIDLSSDDDDNDDTDITISKEKIEDQDASLWLCLGPNEERMGPLSLPLLKRWSETSSFALKFKVWKTGEREENAIWMSEAIRLPSLEN, from the exons GCAGTGTCTAAAAGCTTATCATGCTCGATGCGTGGGAAAGGATGAACCATTTTTCAATTCCGGGAACCGCTGGAGTTGTA AATGGCATTCTTGCTTAATTTGCCACAACAGCTCAAAGTATCATTGCTTTTGCTGCCCGAATGCTGTGTGCAAACGCTGCATGATTGACACGGAGTTTGCATGTGTTAGAGGGGAAAAAGGATTCTGCAATCACTGCTTAAAGCTTGCCCTACTTTCGGAAGAGAACGTCCATGTTGACTCTGATGGG GAGCAGGTAGACTTTAAAGATCGAGATACATATGAGGGTTTATTCTGGGAATATTGGGAGATAATCAAGAAGCAAGAATGCTTGACTTTGGAGGATCTCCGTTTTGCTGATGCTCAACTGAAGAAGGGTGAAAACTTTAAGTCTGACTCATATGTAGTCGAATCTGAGGAGGATGAAGACAGTCAATTAAGATCTGATTACGAGGATGAAGATGACGTAGAAGAACCCAAACCaatgaagagaaaaaacaaatcCAAAGGGCAGCAACTTGTGATTGAAAGGAAAGTAGTGTCGAATAAAAGAGAGTTCATCGGTTGGGGTTCAAAATCCCTCATACATTTTCTTGCATCAATAGGTAAAGACACGAGCAAAGAAATATCACAAGCCCAAGTGTCTAATATCATTACTGTATATATCAACGAAAACAGGCTCTTTGACTcggagaaaaaaaggaagatttTATGTGACGAAAGACTGAAATCTGTTTTGGGGAGGAAAACAGTGAACCGGAATAAAATATATGACCTCCTGGAGCCTCATTTTGTCgacaacctacagccatcagaGGATGAAGTTGGATACTGCTCAGAAGAGAAGGATGAAAATGTGTTGGTGGCCTGTAAAAAGCAGAAAAAGTTGAGTACATGTAGGAAAATCCAGGAAAAAGAGGAGGTGTTTAATGCTTCGCAGAGCTGTTTTGCTTCCATCACTTCTGAAAACATTAAGCTTGTCTACCTGAGGAGGAGCCTAGTGCAGGAGCTATTGAAGCAACCTGGAAACTTTGAAGGCAAGTTACTAGGAAGCTTTGTCAAAGTCAAATCAGAATTCATTGACTTCACTCAGAGAAGTTCTTATCAGCTTCTGCAAGTCACAG GAATGAGGAAGGTAACAGTGGGGGAAACCAAGACAGAAATTCTTCTCCAAGTTTCAAATATGTCAATCAACATAGGTGTTGATATGCTTTCAGATGATGACTTTTCCGAG GAAGAATGCGAAGATTTACGACAAAAAGTGAAAGATGGGCTACTGAGAAAGCTTACTATA GTGGAGCTTGAGCACAAGGCCAAAAGTCTGCATGAGGACATAACAAACCAT TGGATTAATAGAGAGCTGGCTGTATTGCAAAACCTCATTGATCGTGCAAATGAGAAAGGTTGGAGAAGAGAA CTGTTTGAATACATGGAGAGAAGAAAGCTACTTCAGACACCAGAAGAGAAGCTGCAATTGTTAGAAACAGTTCCCAGGGTGATTGCAGATGTAGCAGAGGTTGAACCTACGTCCAACGATGCCATTAAAGAATCTAAACAGGAAGATGGAAGGTCGCCGAAATCCATCCTCATGGGGAGTTCAGAATCTCCTGTTGATAATAGGGGAGGCAGTGGAATTCCTTCAGGTATTACAGACGCCGGAG GAGATAGAGCTATCACCAACTATGATTTTGGGAATTTTGGATTCAGTTCAGCTACttatggaaatggaaatgcAAAAGGAACGCAGCAGGAGACCATTGGAAGCAATAGAAAAG AAGGGAATGAACAGACATGCTGTGCATCTATTCCAGAAGCAAAGCAAAGTCCTGCTACTGAAACATGTATCATAGAAGAACAGCCTTGCCTGATTACTTCAGAAGAGAAAGCAAGGCATTCCAAAGTTTCCGTTATTGTTGATCAACCTAGTGTTGCTGAGAAGCGAAACCAGTCAAAAGATTTGGAACAAAAAAGTATGAGAATTGAAGAGGCACCAGCGGTTCAGTTGATTGACTTGAGTAGTGATGATGATGACAATGATGATACTGACATTACAATTAGTAAGGAGAAAATTGAAGACCAAGACGCGTCCCTATGGCTTTGTCTCGGCCCAAATGAAGAAAGAATGGGGCCTCTCTCACTGCCATTGTTGAAGCGTTGGAGCGAGACTAGTTCGTTTGCTTTGAAATTCAAGGTGTGGAAAACAggtgagagagaagaaaatgcaATCTGGATGAGTGAGGCCATTAGACTGCCTTCGCTGGAAAACTAG